TTGATAGAGGTATATTTATTCAGGGTATTAGACCACCCACTGTTCCTAAGGATCAGGCACGATTAAGGCTAACTGTTATTGCCAGTCATACTAGGGAAGATTTAGAGCGCGCCTTAGCGGCGATTAAGAAGACGGCAAAAGAACTTAGGCTGATTTAGATGCATATGTTGGATGTAAATAGAATTAGACAGTCATTTACTAGGGCCTCTGGGTCTTATGAAGAAAACGCCCATTTGCAGAAGAGAATCGGATTTAGGCTCTTTGAGAATGTTAAGAATAAAAATGTAAAGGCCTACAGGATTCTAGATATTGGTCTGGGTACAGGCTGGATGGGAATTGATCTGGCCAAGTTTTATCAGGCAGAGGTGCTTGGAGTTGATAGCGCTTTTGGCATGGTCTATGTTTCTAGAAAAAGAGGAATAAAAACAGTTCAGGCAGAGGCCTGTAATCTCCCTTTTAAAAATAAGGCCTTTGATCTGGCTGTTTCCAATCTTACTTATCAATGGGTTCCTGATTTATCTGGAGCATTTTCTGAAGGTTATCGGGTATTAAAATTCGGCTCAAGTTTTCATTTTAACTGTTTTGCAAAAGACACATTGAAGGAATTGAAATTAGCTTTTAACGCAACAGGCGGCCGAGATTTTTTTAACGGCAGTGAGTTACCGAATATAGAAAAGATTCGCCTCGCGCTTCAAAAAAGTGGATTTAGGAAAATCTCTCTGAATAATGAGAAATATTGTGAATATTTTGATGATTTGTTTTCGCTGTTAAGATGGCTGAAGGCAATCGGTGCAAATTGCCTAAAGAAACCCAAGTTTATAAAGCGAGATTTATTTC
This window of the Candidatus Omnitrophota bacterium genome carries:
- a CDS encoding methyltransferase domain-containing protein, whose amino-acid sequence is MHMLDVNRIRQSFTRASGSYEENAHLQKRIGFRLFENVKNKNVKAYRILDIGLGTGWMGIDLAKFYQAEVLGVDSAFGMVYVSRKRGIKTVQAEACNLPFKNKAFDLAVSNLTYQWVPDLSGAFSEGYRVLKFGSSFHFNCFAKDTLKELKLAFNATGGRDFFNGSELPNIEKIRLALQKSGFRKISLNNEKYCEYFDDLFSLLRWLKAIGANCLKKPKFIKRDLFHKADDFYQANFRENGKVLATFDVIEACAEK